In the genome of Deinococcus deserti VCD115, one region contains:
- a CDS encoding N-acetylmuramoyl-L-alanine amidase: MLNPDMRHHHHLALLSLLGALGTLPASPARAQSASDIFVSYPESGHRVAHSHVILQGSVTPGATLTVSGQAVPVGPDGLFMAWWPLRPGTNDLRLVSRSGSKTATRTLRVVRTVPRVLPASPTAIDRETLTPREAVEFWDLAGDSPAERTVKVGFVGSPGGRATFRINGGAAVPMREGTAGAYSGTFVLPVQALLKDAPVTVSLTGRDGRTVTATAAGRISGATGETRLGVQNPGSVHGLALNEATTLLTDLAGAPLLYPRDDMAFTLVGRQGRDYRVRLAPGVPALVTQTQVQVSPGPLAVGAGGAIQLEALRSPVGEGASVPALFSPPPLQISPAVPVPAVMTAPVMTRAPRPDLTLRLPLGGARLPFTVTQDSPQRLVLTLYGPLATPLTAPQETDPLLGSVEVRPLALEVTRVVVNLTTPQLWGFHAGYDGNDLQLTVRRPPALNPARPLEGRTITLDPGHGGTQGGGAGSLRTPEKGLVLPITLRAAELLRAQGATVHLTRTADVTVSLYDRGLTAEATGSDLLVSVHANALPDGRDPRGVRGPEVYFTHPQAQPLAASLLAALRAGLPEIGPGAGLKPGANLALTRPSAQISVLVELAYLTDAGNLRALHNPEARERFAQAIAGGVTAFYTGQARR, translated from the coding sequence GTGCTAAACCCGGATATGCGCCATCATCATCACCTGGCCCTGCTGAGCCTGCTGGGTGCGCTGGGCACCTTGCCCGCGTCACCGGCCCGCGCGCAGAGCGCCAGCGACATTTTTGTCTCCTACCCCGAGTCCGGTCACCGGGTGGCCCACAGTCATGTGATTCTGCAGGGAAGTGTGACTCCGGGAGCCACCCTGACCGTGAGCGGGCAGGCTGTTCCTGTAGGCCCGGACGGACTGTTCATGGCCTGGTGGCCGCTTAGGCCCGGAACCAACGACCTGCGCCTTGTCAGCCGGAGCGGCAGCAAAACTGCCACCCGGACCCTGCGTGTCGTTCGTACGGTGCCGCGAGTCCTGCCGGCGTCTCCCACCGCGATTGATCGGGAAACGCTGACTCCACGTGAAGCTGTGGAGTTCTGGGACCTTGCAGGGGACTCGCCAGCCGAGCGGACCGTGAAGGTCGGGTTCGTCGGTTCTCCGGGTGGGCGGGCCACCTTCAGGATCAACGGAGGCGCTGCGGTTCCCATGCGCGAGGGCACAGCTGGAGCGTACTCCGGAACGTTTGTTTTGCCGGTCCAGGCCCTGCTAAAGGACGCGCCGGTCACGGTCAGCCTGACGGGCCGTGACGGCCGGACGGTGACGGCAACTGCTGCCGGGCGCATCAGTGGTGCTACAGGGGAGACCCGCCTGGGTGTTCAGAACCCCGGAAGCGTGCATGGACTGGCCCTGAACGAAGCCACGACGCTGCTGACAGACCTGGCAGGTGCCCCGTTGCTGTACCCCCGCGACGATATGGCGTTTACGCTTGTGGGCCGTCAGGGGCGAGACTACCGGGTGCGGCTGGCGCCTGGCGTGCCGGCTCTGGTCACCCAGACCCAGGTTCAGGTCTCTCCGGGACCCCTGGCCGTGGGCGCGGGTGGGGCCATACAGCTGGAGGCCCTGCGCTCACCGGTTGGGGAGGGGGCGTCGGTTCCAGCACTGTTCTCGCCTCCACCTTTACAGATCAGTCCGGCCGTACCGGTCCCTGCTGTGATGACTGCGCCCGTGATGACTCGTGCACCCAGGCCGGACCTCACGCTGCGTCTTCCACTGGGCGGCGCCCGGCTGCCGTTTACGGTGACCCAGGACAGCCCTCAGCGGCTGGTACTGACGCTCTACGGGCCACTGGCCACGCCGCTCACTGCCCCTCAGGAGACGGATCCATTGTTGGGAAGTGTGGAAGTGCGCCCGCTCGCACTGGAGGTGACGCGCGTGGTGGTGAATCTGACAACTCCGCAGCTTTGGGGCTTTCACGCTGGATACGACGGCAATGACCTGCAATTAACAGTTCGGCGTCCTCCGGCCCTCAACCCAGCGCGGCCGCTTGAAGGCCGGACCATCACGCTGGATCCCGGACATGGGGGCACCCAGGGAGGAGGGGCTGGTAGCCTGCGCACGCCGGAAAAGGGGTTGGTGCTGCCCATTACCCTGCGTGCCGCTGAGCTGCTGCGTGCGCAGGGCGCCACAGTTCACCTCACCCGCACAGCTGACGTCACCGTGAGCCTGTACGACCGTGGGCTCACTGCGGAAGCCACGGGCAGTGACCTGCTGGTGTCGGTCCACGCCAACGCCCTGCCGGATGGGCGCGACCCGCGCGGTGTGCGTGGTCCGGAGGTGTACTTCACCCATCCTCAGGCCCAGCCGCTGGCAGCGTCGCTTCTGGCTGCCCTGCGCGCGGGCCTGCCGGAGATTGGCCCCGGAGCCGGTCTCAAGCCTGGGGCCAATCTGGCGCTGACCCGGCCCAGCGCCCAGATCAGTGTGCTGGTGGAACTCGCCTACCTGACGGATGCGGGCAACCTGCGCGCCCTGCACAACCCCGAAGCACGGGAACGTTTCGCGCAGGCCATTGCAGGTGGAGTCACAGCGTTTTATACGGGGCAGGCCCGGCGCTGA